From one Burkholderia pyrrocinia genomic stretch:
- the parA gene encoding ParA family partition ATPase: protein MAAEIIAVTQQKGGVGKSTIAMHLGAAFHEKGKRILVIDADRQNTLVHWSSASGDSDTGIPFPVVNLAEADGQIHREIKKFINDYDIIVVDCPPSITEKVSGVVLLAASIAVIPTSSSPADYWSSVGLVKLIQQAQVMNEDLRAVFLLNKTEEKRMLTRELKRALEELGFPLLKTQIPTREAYKQAMALGQTVLQMNDRGGKLAAAEIRACADEIVAMLP, encoded by the coding sequence TTGGCCGCGGAAATCATTGCAGTCACTCAACAAAAAGGTGGCGTCGGCAAAAGCACGATTGCCATGCACCTCGGCGCCGCGTTCCATGAAAAAGGGAAGCGCATCCTCGTCATCGACGCAGACCGTCAAAACACCCTGGTTCACTGGTCGAGCGCATCCGGCGACAGCGACACCGGCATCCCGTTTCCGGTCGTCAACCTCGCCGAAGCCGACGGCCAGATCCATCGCGAGATCAAGAAGTTCATCAACGACTACGACATCATCGTCGTCGACTGCCCGCCGTCGATCACCGAGAAGGTATCCGGCGTTGTCCTGCTGGCCGCATCGATTGCCGTGATCCCGACTTCGTCGTCGCCGGCCGATTACTGGTCGAGCGTCGGGCTGGTCAAGCTGATCCAGCAGGCGCAGGTCATGAACGAAGACCTTCGCGCGGTATTCCTGCTGAACAAGACCGAAGAGAAGCGCATGCTGACCCGCGAGCTCAAGCGCGCGCTCGAAGAGCTCGGCTTCCCGCTGCTGAAGACGCAGATCCCGACCCGGGAAGCGTACAAGCAGGCGATGGCGCTCGGTCAGACCGTGCTGCAGATGAACGATCGTGGCGGCAAGCTCGCCGCCGCCGAAATTCGCGCATGTGCCGACGAAATCGTCGCCATGCTGCCCTGA
- the arsC gene encoding arsenate reductase (glutaredoxin) (This arsenate reductase requires both glutathione and glutaredoxin to convert arsenate to arsenite, after which the efflux transporter formed by ArsA and ArsB can extrude the arsenite from the cell, providing resistance.), with protein sequence MITIYHNPRCSKSRETLALVETLNTTGTPVNVVEYLKTPPTVEELEALHRQLGRPVRDMLRDGEEPYKTLNLARADLTDAQAYEAIAAHPVLLQRPIVVYRGKAAIGRPPEAVQALFE encoded by the coding sequence ATGATCACGATCTACCACAACCCCCGATGCTCGAAGTCGCGCGAGACGCTTGCGTTGGTCGAGACGCTGAACACGACCGGCACGCCGGTGAACGTCGTCGAGTACTTGAAGACGCCGCCGACGGTCGAGGAACTGGAAGCGCTGCATCGGCAGCTCGGCCGCCCGGTTCGCGACATGCTGCGCGACGGCGAGGAGCCGTACAAGACGCTGAATCTGGCCCGTGCGGATCTGACCGATGCGCAAGCCTATGAAGCGATTGCGGCTCATCCGGTTTTGCTGCAGCGTCCGATCGTCGTCTATCGCGGGAAGGCGGCCATCGGTCGGCCGCCCGAAGCGGTGCAAGCGCTGTTCGAATAA
- a CDS encoding zf-HC2 domain-containing protein → MLPGKCTDVTRLLSDALDRHLTLHERLQVRVHLPTCSGCRAYRGQIALLRTAAKAAAGREPGDDDTSPGAG, encoded by the coding sequence ATGCTGCCGGGGAAATGTACTGACGTGACGCGACTGCTGTCGGATGCGCTCGACCGGCATCTGACCTTGCATGAACGCCTGCAGGTGCGCGTGCACCTGCCGACCTGCAGTGGCTGCAGAGCCTATCGCGGGCAGATCGCGCTGCTGCGAACGGCCGCGAAAGCGGCGGCGGGGCGGGAACCGGGCGATGACGACACGTCGCCCGGGGCAGGCTAG
- a CDS encoding RNA polymerase factor sigma-70 has product MPSAYDDPVYLAQLRRDLLRFARLQLRDADAAEDAVQEALTAAWSHAGDFAGLSAHKTWVFGILRNKLIDVLRARQRTVSLSALDAELDGESVLDRELFKENGHWAPHAKPRPWPRPETLLQQQQFWTLFQACLDHLPEQIGRVFMMREFLDVEIMDICSELTLTTNHCSVLLYRARTRLRTCLSEKGLTTEDAAGEMY; this is encoded by the coding sequence ATGCCGTCCGCGTACGACGACCCCGTTTATCTCGCGCAACTGCGGCGCGACCTGCTGCGCTTCGCGCGACTCCAGCTCCGCGATGCCGACGCGGCTGAAGACGCCGTGCAGGAAGCGCTGACCGCCGCGTGGTCGCACGCAGGCGATTTCGCGGGGCTGTCGGCCCACAAGACCTGGGTGTTCGGCATTCTGCGCAACAAGCTGATCGACGTGCTGCGTGCGCGGCAGCGGACGGTGAGCCTGTCCGCGCTCGACGCCGAGCTCGACGGCGAATCCGTGCTCGATCGCGAGCTGTTCAAGGAAAACGGGCACTGGGCTCCGCATGCGAAGCCGCGGCCGTGGCCGCGCCCCGAAACGCTGTTGCAGCAACAGCAGTTCTGGACGCTGTTCCAGGCCTGCCTCGATCACCTTCCGGAGCAGATCGGGCGCGTGTTCATGATGCGCGAATTCCTCGATGTCGAGATCATGGATATCTGCAGCGAATTGACGCTGACGACGAATCATTGCAGCGTGCTGCTGTATCGGGCGCGCACGCGCCTGCGAACCTGCCTGAGCGAAAAAGGACTGACGACCGAAGATGCTGCCGGGGAAATGTACTGA
- a CDS encoding NADPH-dependent FMN reductase: MSYRIAVVVGSLRRASSNRALAHAVISLAPADFSFEFVEIGELPLYSQDYDADFPDVAKRFKQSIEAADALLFVTPEYNRSMPGVLKNALDWGSRPWGANSWSGKPGAVLGTSPGATGTALAQQHLRNVLAYLDVKTLGQPEMFIKHDPARIDEQGQIVSEDTRKFLQGFVDRYAGWVRLLKAA; this comes from the coding sequence ATGTCCTATCGTATTGCGGTCGTCGTCGGCAGCCTGCGCCGCGCTTCGTCGAACCGCGCGCTCGCGCACGCCGTGATTTCGCTCGCCCCCGCCGATTTTTCGTTCGAGTTCGTCGAGATCGGCGAACTGCCGCTGTACAGCCAGGACTACGACGCGGATTTCCCGGACGTCGCGAAGCGCTTCAAGCAGTCGATCGAAGCCGCCGACGCACTGCTGTTCGTCACGCCCGAGTACAACCGGTCGATGCCGGGCGTGCTGAAGAATGCGCTCGACTGGGGTTCGCGCCCGTGGGGTGCCAACTCGTGGTCGGGCAAGCCGGGCGCGGTGCTCGGCACGTCGCCGGGCGCGACCGGCACGGCGCTCGCCCAGCAGCACCTGCGCAACGTGCTGGCGTACCTCGACGTGAAGACGCTCGGACAGCCCGAGATGTTCATCAAGCACGACCCGGCACGCATCGACGAGCAGGGGCAGATCGTCAGCGAGGACACCCGCAAGTTCCTGCAGGGCTTCGTCGATCGCTACGCGGGCTGGGTGCGCCTGCTGAAGGCGGCCTGA